The Sinomicrobium kalidii region TCTACATATTCCGGCGAAGTAAGTTCCAGGGTCAGCTTGGCGTTATTTTCCAGCGGAAAGAAGTGCGACGACCGGGTAAACCAGTTTAATTGCATCCCGTCTTCGGTTGCGGGTAAAATATCCCGAAACACCTCGGCTGCACTCTGCCCTGAGCCTATAATGCTCACGGAGCTTTTTTTCAGGATATCCGGTTTATAATATAAATACTCCGAAGTATGTATCACCTTTGACAATACATTCTTATTGATAAAGTCCGGGATGTACGGGGAGGTCCCTGTTCCCAAAACCAGTTTCTCCGCATAATATTTAGATGTCATTGCGGTGCGGGTATTCAATACGGTAACCTCATACAAACCATCATCATATCCCACGGAAACCACCCGATGCGAGAACCTGCAGTTAGGCAGTTTGGAAACCGCCCATTGACAGTAGGCGTTGTACTCCTTGCGCAGGACAAAAAAATTCTCCCGGATGTAGAATCTATACAGTCTCCCGCTTTCCTTCATATAATTCAGGAAACTGAACTTGCTTGTGGGATCGGCCATGGTAACCAGGTCGCCCAGAAACGGTACCTGAAGGGTGGCATTACTCAACATCAGTCCGGGGTGCCAGTTAAAACCTTCCGACTGATCGAAAAACACGGCAGACAATTCCTCTATCGGTTCCATAAGCGCGGCAAGACCAAGGTTAAAAGGTCCGATGCCAATGCCTATTACATCATATTTCTCTTTA contains the following coding sequences:
- a CDS encoding lysine N(6)-hydroxylase/L-ornithine N(5)-oxygenase family protein produces the protein MSSKEKYDVIGIGIGPFNLGLAALMEPIEELSAVFFDQSEGFNWHPGLMLSNATLQVPFLGDLVTMADPTSKFSFLNYMKESGRLYRFYIRENFFVLRKEYNAYCQWAVSKLPNCRFSHRVVSVGYDDGLYEVTVLNTRTAMTSKYYAEKLVLGTGTSPYIPDFINKNVLSKVIHTSEYLYYKPDILKKSSVSIIGSGQSAAEVFRDILPATEDGMQLNWFTRSSHFFPLENNAKLTLELTSPEYVDHFYSLPHEKRMQLLADQSGLYKGIDEDLINEIFNTLYEMSVENTPLNVELRSNLELNEVTTSVNGSCKLRFTQTELRQYYDCESDFVILATGYTYKEPDFLKGIEDRIDRMDNGRYNVQRHYTIDNNSGEIFVQNAELHTHGLVTPDLGMGAYRNSCIINRLTDREVYTVEKRIAFQEFGVTKAEDRLSRKEDMAVVTEGIK